A window of the Scandinavium goeteborgense genome harbors these coding sequences:
- the phnH gene encoding phosphonate C-P lyase system protein PhnH, with protein sequence MTLTSELKTAFPHPVQDAQHSFRRLLKAMSEPGVIVSMHQHKHGWQPLSPATTSVLLTLADNDTPVWLSASVDNDIARQNLRFHINAPLVEQPQHALFAVTDASISAEQLNALSAGSAIAPETSATLIVQLSSLSGGRMLRLTGAGINEERMIAPQLPECILHELTERPHPFPLGVDLILTCGDRLLAIPRTTHVEVC encoded by the coding sequence ATGACCCTGACTTCAGAACTCAAGACCGCGTTCCCTCATCCTGTGCAGGATGCCCAGCACAGCTTCCGTCGTCTGCTGAAAGCCATGAGCGAGCCGGGCGTGATTGTGTCGATGCATCAGCATAAACACGGCTGGCAGCCGCTCTCTCCGGCGACCACCAGCGTGCTGCTGACTCTGGCGGATAACGACACCCCGGTGTGGCTGTCGGCCTCCGTTGATAACGACATCGCGCGTCAGAACCTGCGTTTTCACATCAACGCGCCACTGGTCGAACAGCCACAGCACGCGCTGTTTGCCGTCACCGACGCGTCGATCAGCGCCGAACAGCTGAATGCTCTGTCGGCGGGCAGCGCGATTGCACCGGAAACCAGCGCCACCCTGATTGTGCAGCTCAGCAGCTTGAGCGGGGGCCGGATGCTGCGCCTGACCGGGGCCGGGATCAACGAAGAACGGATGATTGCCCCGCAGCTGCCGGAATGCATTCTTCACGAATTGACCGAACGCCCGCACCCGTTCCCGCTGGGCGTGGACCTGATCCTGACCTGCGGCGACCGCCTGCTGGCGATCCCGCGCACCACTCATGTGGAGGTGTGCTGA
- a CDS encoding carbon-phosphorus lyase complex subunit PhnI, with translation MYVAVKGGEKAIDAAHALQEQKRRGDAQLPELTVAQIEQQLNLAVDRVMTEGGIADRELAALALKQASGDNVEAIFLLRAYRTTLPRLAVSEPINTAEMRLERRISAVYKDVPGGQLLGPTYDYTHRLLDFTLLANGETPEVAISDEPPAASPHVFSLLTRQGLAKVEEDAGETPDDITRTPPVYPCSRASRLQQLMRGDEGYLLAMAYSTQRGYGRNHPFAGEIRSGHIEVEIVPEELGFAVNVGELLMTECEMVNGFVSPDEQAPHFTRGYGLVFGLSERKAMAMALMDRALQAPDYDEHIAGPAQDEEFVLAHADNVEAAGFVSHLKLPHYVDFQAELELLKRLQQERNRG, from the coding sequence ATGTACGTCGCCGTCAAAGGGGGCGAAAAGGCCATCGACGCCGCGCACGCCCTCCAGGAACAAAAACGTCGCGGTGACGCACAGTTGCCCGAGCTGACCGTCGCGCAAATTGAACAACAGCTGAATCTGGCCGTCGATCGCGTGATGACCGAAGGCGGCATCGCCGACCGCGAGCTGGCGGCTCTGGCGCTGAAACAGGCTAGCGGCGATAACGTCGAAGCCATTTTCCTGCTGCGCGCCTATCGCACCACCCTCCCGCGCCTGGCGGTGAGCGAGCCGATTAACACCGCAGAAATGCGCCTCGAACGCCGAATCTCTGCGGTTTACAAAGACGTGCCCGGTGGTCAGCTGCTCGGCCCGACGTACGATTACACCCACCGCCTGCTGGATTTTACGCTGCTGGCCAACGGTGAAACGCCGGAGGTTGCCATCAGCGATGAGCCACCCGCCGCGTCACCGCATGTGTTCAGCCTGCTGACTCGCCAGGGACTGGCGAAGGTGGAGGAAGATGCCGGTGAAACGCCGGACGACATCACCCGCACGCCGCCGGTGTATCCGTGCTCCCGCGCGTCACGTTTACAACAACTGATGCGCGGCGATGAAGGCTATCTGCTGGCGATGGCCTACTCCACGCAGCGCGGTTATGGGCGCAATCACCCTTTTGCCGGGGAAATCCGCAGCGGCCACATTGAGGTGGAAATCGTACCGGAAGAGTTAGGTTTTGCAGTGAACGTCGGCGAACTGCTGATGACTGAATGCGAAATGGTGAACGGTTTTGTCTCGCCTGACGAGCAGGCCCCGCACTTCACTCGCGGCTACGGCCTGGTGTTCGGCCTGAGCGAACGTAAAGCGATGGCGATGGCGCTGATGGACCGCGCGCTGCAAGCCCCGGACTACGACGAACACATCGCCGGCCCGGCGCAGGACGAAGAGTTTGTGCTGGCCCACGCCGATAACGTCGAAGCCGCCGGGTTCGTCTCGCACCTCAAACTGCCTCACTACGTCGATTTCCAGGCCGAACTGGAACTGCTCAAACGCCTGCAACAGGAGCGCAATCGTGGCTAA
- the phnJ gene encoding alpha-D-ribose 1-methylphosphonate 5-phosphate C-P-lyase PhnJ — protein sequence MANLSGYNFAYLDEQTKRMIRRAILKAVAIPGYQVPFGGREMPMPYGWGTGGIQLTASVIGEADVLKVIDQGADDTTNAVSIRNFFKRVTGVNTTEKTEDATLIQTRHRIPEMPLTEDQILIFQVPIPEPLRFIEPRETETRTMHALEEYGVMQVKLYEDIARFGHIATTYAYPVKVNDRYVMDPSPIPKFDNPKMDRMPALQLFGAGREKRIYAVPPYTKVESLDFDDHPFTVQAWDEPCAICGSRHSYLDEVVLDDTGKRMFVCSDTDYCRQQSEALSQ from the coding sequence GTGGCTAATCTCAGCGGTTATAACTTCGCGTATCTCGACGAACAGACCAAGCGCATGATCCGCCGCGCCATTCTGAAAGCCGTTGCGATCCCCGGCTATCAGGTGCCGTTCGGCGGGCGTGAAATGCCGATGCCGTACGGCTGGGGCACCGGCGGCATTCAGCTCACCGCCAGCGTGATCGGCGAAGCCGACGTGTTAAAAGTGATCGACCAGGGCGCCGACGACACCACCAACGCCGTGTCGATTCGCAACTTCTTCAAACGCGTCACCGGGGTGAACACCACCGAAAAAACCGAAGACGCGACGCTGATCCAGACCCGCCACCGGATCCCGGAAATGCCGCTGACCGAAGATCAGATCCTGATCTTCCAGGTGCCGATCCCGGAGCCACTGCGCTTTATCGAGCCGCGCGAAACCGAAACCCGCACCATGCACGCGCTGGAGGAGTACGGCGTGATGCAGGTGAAACTGTACGAAGACATCGCCCGTTTCGGCCATATCGCCACCACCTACGCCTATCCGGTGAAGGTCAACGATCGCTACGTGATGGATCCGTCGCCGATCCCGAAATTCGATAACCCGAAAATGGACCGAATGCCTGCGCTGCAACTGTTCGGGGCCGGACGCGAAAAACGTATTTACGCCGTACCGCCGTACACCAAAGTGGAAAGCCTCGATTTCGACGATCACCCGTTCACCGTGCAGGCCTGGGACGAGCCCTGCGCCATCTGCGGTTCGCGCCACAGTTATCTCGACGAAGTAGTTCTCGATGACACTGGCAAACGGATGTTTGTCTGCTCCGATACCGATTACTGCCGCCAACAGAGCGAGGCGTTAAGCCAATGA
- the phnK gene encoding phosphonate C-P lyase system protein PhnK, whose translation MNQPLLSVNNLTHLYAPGKGFSDVSFDLWPGEVLGIVGESGSGKTTLLKSISARLAPQQGDVMYENQSLYGMSEGERRRLLRTEWGVVHQHPMDGLRRQVSAGGNIGERLMATGARHYGHIRETAAQWLEAVEIPPSRIDELPTTFSGGMQQRLQIARNLVTHPKLVFMDEPTGGLDVSVQARLLDLLRGLVVELDLAVVIVTHDLGVARLLADRLMVMKEGRVVESGLTDRVLDDPLHPYTQLLVSSVLQN comes from the coding sequence ATGAATCAGCCGTTACTTTCGGTCAACAACCTGACCCATCTTTATGCGCCGGGCAAAGGCTTCAGCGACGTGTCGTTCGACCTGTGGCCAGGCGAAGTGCTGGGCATCGTCGGGGAATCCGGCTCCGGCAAAACCACGCTGCTGAAGTCGATTTCCGCCCGCCTTGCGCCGCAGCAGGGTGACGTGATGTACGAAAACCAGTCGCTGTATGGCATGTCGGAAGGCGAACGCCGCCGCCTGCTGCGCACCGAGTGGGGCGTGGTGCATCAGCATCCTATGGACGGCCTGCGTCGTCAGGTGTCGGCGGGCGGCAACATCGGTGAACGCCTGATGGCGACCGGCGCGCGCCATTACGGCCACATCCGCGAAACCGCCGCGCAGTGGCTGGAGGCGGTGGAAATCCCGCCGTCGCGCATTGATGAACTGCCGACCACTTTTTCCGGCGGCATGCAGCAGCGTCTGCAAATCGCCCGCAATCTGGTGACGCACCCGAAGCTGGTGTTTATGGACGAACCGACCGGCGGCCTGGACGTGTCGGTGCAGGCGCGTTTGCTCGACCTGCTGCGCGGCCTGGTGGTGGAACTGGATCTGGCGGTGGTGATCGTCACCCATGATTTGGGCGTCGCTCGCCTGCTGGCGGACCGTCTGATGGTGATGAAAGAGGGCCGGGTGGTGGAAAGTGGATTAACCGACCGCGTGCTCGACGACCCGCTTCATCCGTACACCCAACTGCTGGTTTCCTCCGTTTTGCAGAACTAA
- the phnL gene encoding phosphonate C-P lyase system protein PhnL, translating to MIRVENLSKTFVLHHQNGIHLPVLYKAELTVNAGECVVLHGHSGSGKSTLLRSLYANYLPDEGHIHIKHGDEWVDLVTAPARKVLEVRKGTIGWVSQFLRVIPRISALDVVMQPLLDLGVSKDECRAKATSLLTRLNVPERLWHLAPSTFSGGEQQRVNIARGFVVDYPILLLDEPTASLDDKNSAAVVELIDEAKARGAAIVGIFHDEAVRNRVADRLHPMGAAA from the coding sequence ATGATTCGCGTTGAAAACCTGAGTAAAACCTTCGTCCTGCATCACCAGAACGGCATCCATCTGCCGGTGTTGTACAAAGCGGAACTGACGGTGAACGCCGGAGAATGCGTGGTGCTGCACGGTCATTCCGGCAGCGGAAAATCGACGTTGCTGCGCTCGCTGTACGCCAACTATTTGCCAGATGAAGGCCATATCCACATCAAACACGGCGATGAATGGGTCGACTTGGTTACCGCCCCGGCGCGCAAAGTGCTGGAAGTGCGCAAAGGCACCATCGGCTGGGTCAGCCAGTTCCTGCGCGTTATCCCGCGTATTTCCGCTCTCGACGTGGTGATGCAGCCGCTACTAGATTTAGGCGTTTCAAAAGACGAATGCCGTGCCAAAGCCACCAGCCTGCTGACGCGCCTCAACGTGCCTGAACGTCTGTGGCACCTGGCACCGTCGACGTTTTCCGGCGGTGAACAGCAGCGCGTGAACATCGCCCGCGGCTTCGTGGTCGACTACCCGATTCTGCTGCTCGACGAACCCACCGCCTCGCTGGATGACAAAAACAGCGCCGCCGTGGTTGAGCTTATCGACGAAGCCAAAGCGCGTGGCGCGGCCATCGTCGGCATTTTCCATGATGAAGCGGTGCGTAATCGCGTCGCTGACCGCCTGCACCCGATGGGAGCCGCAGCATGA